AAAAGATGTTCTCTAACCCACCACTGGCAGACCGCACACACTTCCTAtatgtaaataaaaaatgttttatctttACCCGTGCGAAATTTGATGATGGTATCAGCCACGTACAGGAGATCGGAGAAGTAGTCCAGCGTGAGCCACAGCGTCAGGAATTCATCCTCTATTTCCTTAAAGCATGTCCTAGAAAATTAGGTCAAATTCCATGTTCAAATATCTAcaaaattacatttttaaaaatatatatatttttttttacaaattttaCCCAAATTCatagtatccaattgttagtagttactatcttgtctaatctctacaactcccgtacgggctcgggaaagacaaaggtcgaaagtcatgcatcctccgagccacaacccaaccaagccacactgcttcttgaagacagcacgcatccaacccggaagccagccgcagaCCTCCCCGGGTCgcagccagctgcgacagagcctgggcgtaaacccagagtctctggtgacaCAGCTAgcaatgcagtgccctagaccactgcgccacccgggaggctacaAAATGACAATTCAATCAGTTTACATGTTTCAGGgaaatgaattattattattattattattattgtacatttgagacacagccgcactgcttctttaacacagcacgcatccaacccggaagccagccacaccaatgtgtcagaggaaacatccCGTGCACTGCACCCTGCCCGCCACAGGAgccgctggtgtgcgatgagacaaggatatccctaccggccaaaccttTGAGACACACTCACCTACAGATGATGATGATCCAGTTGTAGAAGATGGGGAAGATCATGACCTGGAGCCATCCATAATAAAACTCCTCTGATGGGTCAACCACCCACTCCGTCCAGCTGATCgggagatgggcagagagaaaCATCACATTCAGATCAACTTTATTAGCATGAATGGCACAAAGACACTGTTTCTAAAGCGAAGTGAGATAATGACAGCAACAATAAccataaaggttaaaaaataaaaataaaatagtaaaGGTGATTAGATTAAAGGAGTAACATTCAACAACATCAATCTAGAGCTGGGAAAAGCATCTATACT
The window above is part of the Oncorhynchus keta strain PuntledgeMale-10-30-2019 unplaced genomic scaffold, Oket_V2 Un_contig_5205_pilon_pilon, whole genome shotgun sequence genome. Proteins encoded here:
- the LOC127925162 gene encoding cyclic nucleotide-gated channel cone photoreceptor subunit alpha-like, producing MTEAKPFDRSDKGRMNRWARVFRWHRMQKEDDEEEKKEDDEEEKKEEGKDEKKLPAKPKVNWTEWVVDPSEEFYYGWLQVMIFPIFYNWIIIICRTCFKEIEDEFLTLWLTLDYFSDLLYVADTIIKFRT